A part of Drosophila ananassae strain 14024-0371.13 chromosome 2R, ASM1763931v2, whole genome shotgun sequence genomic DNA contains:
- the LOC6506790 gene encoding WASH complex subunit homolog 5, giving the protein MTDFLHENNACGQNLLNIVSVGNSIIAEILRLKDYVPSIYRLDTKADKAKYGEVIVDFSYFKVAEEHEKKIEQNQGLTEVDDEVRTHLPLITRFYLAFQSIHHYATDLKQYIEELNSGYYIQQTLETVLQDEEGRQLLCESLYLFGVILLLLDFHLPGDVRERLLISYYRYSGGESTPGGDESNIHDVCLLLRSTGYVHPAQASQILAPLTGKQATATAEKLSVPKYPEAYFSRFRFDDDFVDLVVARIRCDDIYNQLTLYPHPAHRSTALSTQAAMLYVCLYFCPKVLHSQGSQMREIVDKFFCDNWCLSVYMGVTVNLVDAWQDFPAARSALSNIISRETIKFLCQQQNEQLAKIHQRTQDICQEGVLCDDFVLEHANKIILLMRQSNVLLRWYSLHTSKEVFVFHHTTGAAEKIYQLLLEELQFDRKALYQLMINCSQMELRVKELLTEILQSRDSRWVKCREEAVQRVLELSEAFDGSRPLAKIEPNTQLQQWFGEVAARLKKLELSRAQKSGRMIIQVMQALDEVQEYHNLHANMLVKQQLQETRDMLNRMAQIIYLKEDIEIHIQMISDFSYAWHLLRQDFMPIMQDHIKRQPHAVIDIRAIFLKLASTLEVPLMRINQARSEDLASVSNYYSTELANFLRNVLQIVPETMFSILADIIHLLTNVIKEFPTRVEKEKLKEYAQFEERAKVAQLTNSIAVFTKGILMMKTTLVGVLKLDPKQLLEDGIRKELVNHLAEAYNLGLVFAPEKGKSPVQLLQQKLEALGKTIEGYRRSFEYIEDYLRVQGLRILLEETQRIINYNVEKECNAFLKNKVQEWQSEYQSQIIPIPNFPPLQGDSSNSNNFIGRLAHEILRCTEPKNTIYLSLKNTWYEKKGSHSKILAGSDFFGMLREALAPAGMVGLERLYAHMLADDLRRNLERLQRNLTTDRMWVDAMASLTKELEARDFPPPEVAKQPLKYYQGYTQRWLKVWPTLLDWVLSMGQKQLLRQQIAGELNFSSKCEAKLLANTADTMNRALMLELSLGNHLCNEEGVSMLTELQDILLYTGNYEPLEQVFLVTKNTHSVSLFLFLFTIAHLGRLQHSPNVDCLLPKTAKDAIDCVPFIVGLLTILQQFHMNVKMLYISYMSQYVVTVSEAQLTDNKVLGPDVVTSLHFLQEFIHIAGLPLKVLQQRIPNILLSEFEYMATPFK; this is encoded by the exons ATGACCGACTTCCTCCATGAAAACAATGCCTGCGGACAGAATCTTCTCAACATAGTGTCCGTGGGCAACTCCATAATAGCTGAGATTCTTCGGCTTAAGGACTACGTTCCCAGCATATACAG ATTGGATACAAAGGCAGATAAGGCGAAATATGGGGAGGTCATTGTGGACTTTAGCTACTTCAAGGTGGCCGAGGAGCACGAGAAGAAAATTGAGCAGAACCAA gggctCACCGAGGTGGACGACGAGGTGCGCACCCACTTGCCGTTGATCACCCGGTTCTACCTGGCCTTCCAGAGTATCCACCACTATGCCACCGATCTGAAGCAGTACATCGAAGAGCTGAACAGCGGCTACTACATCCAGCAGACCCTGGAGACGGTGCTGCAGGACGAAGAGGGTCGTCAGCTTTTGTGCGAGTCCTTGTACCTGTTTGGGGTGATACTACTCCTCCTAGACTTTCATCTCCCTGGCGACGTGCGGGAGCGTCTGTTGATTTCCTATTATCGCTACAGCGGAGGAGAGTCAACGCCGGGCGGCGACGAGAGCAACATCCACGATGTGTGTCTGCTGTTGAGGTCTACGGGATACGTGCATCCTGCCCAGGCATCGCAGATCCTTGCTCCTCTTACTGGCAAACAGGCGACGGCAACTGCCGAAAAGCTATCTGTTCCCAAATACCCAGAGGCCTACTTCTCTCGTTTTCGATTCGATGATGACTTTGTGGATCTGGTGGTGGCCCGAATTCGCTGCGACGACATCTACAACCAGCTAACGCTCTACCCACATCCCGCCCACCGGTCTACGGCGCTGTCAACGCAAGCCGCCATGCTGTACGTGTGCCTTTACTTCTGCCCCAAGGTCCTGCACTCCCAGGGATCCCAAATGCGCGAGATCGTTGACAAGTTCTTCTGCGACAACTGGTGTTTGTCTGTCTACATGGGTGTCACAGTGAACCTAGTGGATGCCTGGCAGGACTTCCCCGCAGCCCGGTCCGCCTTGAGCAACATTATCAGCCGGGAAACCATCAAGTTCCTATGCCAGCAGCAGAACGAACAGCTGGCTAAGATTCATCAGAGGACCCAGGACATCTGCCAAGAGGGTGTCCTGTGCGATGATTTTGTTTTGGAACACGCCAACAAGATAATCCTGCTGATGCGGCAATCGAATGTTCTACTTCGCTGGTACAGCCTACACACCTCCAAGGAGGTCTTTGTCTTCCACCATACCACTGGTGCGGCTGAAAAGATCTATCAACTCCTCCTGGAAGAGCTCCAGTTTGATCGAAAGGCTCTGTACCAACTGATGATCAACTGCAGCCAAATGGAGCTCAGAGTCAAGGAGCTGCTGACGGAGATTCTCCAAAGCAGGGATAGTCGCTGGGTGAAGTGCCGGGAGGAGGCTGTGCAGCGAGTGCTGGAACTAAGTGAAGCCTTCGATGGCTCCAGACCGCTGGCCAAGATCGAGCCGAATACTCAGTTGCAGCAATGGTTTGGAGAAGTGGCAGCGCGACTGAAGAAATTGGAGCTGAGCCGGGCACAGAAGTCGGGAAGAATGATTATACAGGTGATGCAGGCCCTGGACGAGGTGCAGGAGTATCACAATCTCCACGCCAATATGCTGGTCAAGCAGCAGCTTCAGGAGACGAGGGACATGCTGAACAGGATGGCCCAG ATAATCTACCTTAAAGAAGACATCGAGATACACATCCAAATGATCTCGGACTTCAGCTACGCCTGGCATCTCCTCCGACAGGACTTCATGCCAATAATGCAGGACCACATTAAGAGACAACCGCATGCAGTGATCGATATTCGGGCGATATTCCTGAAGCTGGCCAGCACTCTGGAGGTGCCGCTGATGAGGATCAATCAGGCGAGGAGCGAAGACCTGGCCTCCGTCTCCAATTACTACAGCACTGAGCTGGCCAACTTTCTGCGAAATGTGTTGCAAATCGTTCCAGAAACCATGTTCAGCATTCTGGCGGATATAATCCACCTGCTGACGAATGTGATCAAAGAGTTTCCCACCCGCGTGGAGAAGGAGAAGCTCAAGGAGTATGCCCAGTTTGAGGAGAGAGCCAAGGTGGCTCAGCTGACCAACTCTATTGCTGTCTTCACCAAAGGAATCCTCATGATGAAGACCACCCTGGTTGGTGTGCTCAAACTTGATCCGAAACAGCTGCTGGAGGACGGAATACGCAAGGAGCTGGTCAACCACTTGGCCGAGGCCTACAACTTGGGATTGGTATTTGCGCCCGAAAAAGGAAAGTCTCCCGTTCAGCTCCTTCAACAGAAGCTGGAAGCTCTGGGCAAGACAATCGAAGGGTATCGTAGATCCTTCGAGTACATTGAGGACTATCTAAGGGTCCAGGGCTTGCGCATCCTGCTGGAGGAGACGCAGCGCATCATCAACTACAATGTGGAGAAGGAGTGCAATGCCTTTTTGAAGAACAAAGTTCAGGAGTGGCAATCGGAATACCAAAGCCAGATCATCCCCATTCCCAACTTTCCACCACTGCAGGGAGATTCCTCCAATTCCAACAACTTCATTGGTCGCCTCGCTCACGAGATCCTGCGCTGCACTGAGCCAAAGAACACCATATACCTGAGTCTCAAAAACACGTGGTACGAGAAGAAGGGCTCTCACTCGAAAATCTTAGCTGGATCCGACTTCTTTGGAATGCTCCGGGAGGCTCTCGCTCCGGCTGGAATGGTGGGGCTGGAGCGTCTTTATGCGCACATGTTGGCTGATGATCTGAGGCGCAATCTGGAGCGACTGCAGCGAAATCTCACCACGGATCGTATGTGGGTGGATGCCATGGCTAGTTTAACCAAGGAACTGGAGGCCCGGGATTTTCCACCGCCCGAGGTGGCCAAACAGCCACTGAAGTATTACCAGGGTTACACCCAAAGGTGGCTCAAAGTGTGGCCAACGCTCTTGGATTGGGTTCTCTCCATGGGACAGAAGCAGTTGCTGCGACAGCAGATCGCCGGGGAACTGAACTTCAGCAGCAAGTGTGAAGCCAAGCTGCTGGCCAACACGGCCGACACAATGAACCG CGCCCTTATGCTTGAACTGTCGCTTGGAAATCATCTCTGCAATGAAGAGGGTGTCAGTATGCTAACTGAACTGCAGGACATCCTGCTCTACACGGGAAACTACGAGCCCCTGGAACAGGTCTTCCTTGTCACCAAAAACACCCACAGCGTGTCTCTGTTCCTGTTCCTCTTTACGATCGCCCACCTGGGGCGTCTGCAACATTCCCCAAATGTTGATTGCCTGCTCCCCAAGACGGCCAAGGATGCGATCGATTGTGTGCCTTTCATTGTGGGACTGCTAACGATCCTCCAGCAATTCCACATGAACGTGAAAATGCTCTACATCTCCTACATGAGCCAGTATGTGGTGACGGTATCGGAAGCTCAGTTAAC GGACAATAAAGTTCTGGGTCCGGATGTGGTCACCAGCCTGCACTTTCTGCAAGAATTCATACACATCGCTGGACTACCACTGAAGGTACTGCAGCAGCGCATTCCCAACATTCTGCTCAGCGAGTTCGAGTATATGGCCACGCCATTTAAGTAA